A section of the Jannaschia sp. S6380 genome encodes:
- a CDS encoding GNAT family N-acetyltransferase: MRSEIAFVRLSEIAPAEIADHMSDPRVAEHMPLLTAAWDEAAAAKFVAMKEACWARDGLGHWAFLADGRYVGWGGFQREGDEWDFGLVLRPDAFGLGRRISGKAIDFAVADARIPFVTFLLPPSRKNLGALRKIGAQSLGEIEYDGAKFLKFRLETESADLRTSAQCVHSGT, encoded by the coding sequence TTGAGAAGTGAAATTGCGTTCGTTCGGTTGTCGGAGATCGCGCCGGCGGAAATCGCGGACCACATGTCCGATCCGCGCGTGGCAGAGCACATGCCGCTGCTGACCGCGGCTTGGGACGAAGCCGCGGCAGCCAAGTTCGTCGCCATGAAGGAAGCCTGCTGGGCGCGAGACGGGCTCGGCCATTGGGCGTTTCTGGCAGATGGCCGATATGTCGGCTGGGGCGGTTTCCAGAGGGAAGGAGACGAGTGGGATTTCGGACTGGTGCTGCGGCCGGACGCTTTCGGGCTCGGGAGGCGGATCTCTGGCAAAGCCATCGACTTTGCAGTTGCGGATGCTCGAATCCCTTTCGTAACGTTTCTTCTGCCACCCTCCCGAAAGAACCTCGGTGCGCTCCGAAAAATCGGTGCTCAGTCGCTCGGCGAGATCGAGTATGACGGGGCCAAGTTCCTCAAGTTCCGGCTCGAGACTGAGAGCGCCGACTTGCGCACGTCAGCGCAATGCGTTCACTCGGGGACTTAG
- a CDS encoding ATP-binding protein, which translates to MPELHILCGKIASGKSTLAARLSAKPDTVLITEDAWLDALFGEELQTREDYVSCSRRIKAAMKPHVMALLRAGVSVVLDFPANTHGQRRWFKVIIEATGVAHVLHLLDVPDKVCLARLRARNNSGDHPFVVTDALFHEMTGYFTEPAVDEGFTILCHGNEAEIPEAPAP; encoded by the coding sequence ATGCCTGAACTGCACATCCTTTGCGGCAAGATCGCTTCGGGGAAGTCGACGCTGGCGGCCCGGTTGAGCGCGAAGCCGGACACCGTTCTCATCACCGAGGACGCATGGCTCGACGCCCTGTTCGGAGAAGAGTTGCAGACCCGTGAGGACTACGTCTCATGCTCGCGCAGGATCAAGGCCGCCATGAAACCGCACGTCATGGCACTCCTCCGGGCGGGCGTGTCGGTCGTCCTCGATTTCCCGGCGAACACGCACGGCCAACGCCGCTGGTTCAAGGTAATCATCGAGGCCACCGGTGTCGCACACGTGCTGCACCTACTCGACGTTCCGGACAAGGTCTGCCTCGCGAGGCTGCGCGCGCGCAATAACTCGGGCGATCATCCGTTCGTTGTGACAGACGCCCTGTTCCACGAAATGACCGGCTACTTCACGGAACCGGCGGTGGATGAAGGGTTCACGATCCTTTGCCATGGCAATGAAGCAGAAATACCCGAGGCGCCGGCCCCATGA
- a CDS encoding DUF6326 family protein: MRKLDPHTLLSALWLFILLNIIFRDIHQFVLKSHLEMLLTGYYNGILITDELMLMGGFFALVPISMVLFSLVLERRWLRPVSAFGVIFTAGPALMAPPIDMDDVLHFGVAFCALASISWIAWRWREDQSEPAHP; the protein is encoded by the coding sequence ATGCGAAAACTCGACCCTCACACACTCCTGTCCGCGCTCTGGCTGTTCATCCTGCTGAACATCATCTTCCGCGACATCCACCAGTTCGTGCTGAAGTCTCACCTCGAGATGCTGCTGACGGGCTACTACAACGGGATTCTGATCACGGACGAACTGATGCTGATGGGCGGCTTCTTCGCGCTCGTGCCCATCTCGATGGTCCTGTTCTCGCTGGTACTCGAGCGGCGCTGGCTGCGGCCGGTGAGCGCGTTCGGGGTGATCTTCACCGCAGGCCCGGCCCTGATGGCGCCGCCCATCGACATGGACGATGTGCTCCATTTCGGCGTCGCGTTCTGCGCCCTCGCTTCCATATCCTGGATCGCGTGGCGCTGGCGGGAAGACCAGTCCGAACCGGCGCACCCATGA
- a CDS encoding DUF2306 domain-containing protein, whose amino-acid sequence MHFISRREWAFLVLIVLYSFIPAAFGLLRIPELLGGPMVIPPNPRAVIDPTPITLHILGTSIFCLVGALQFLPSLRRHRPVLHRILGRIVALAGCVSALTGLWMTMAYAFPDALQGPLLYWARVTLSLAMVAFIVWAVVAIRARETAPHRAAMLRAYAIGQGASTQTALFLFAMIFMKTEPLGLDRDLLMVGAWVINLAVAEFLIGRIFATRKQPAAISSGP is encoded by the coding sequence ATGCATTTCATCAGCCGTCGCGAATGGGCATTCCTCGTCCTGATCGTCCTCTACTCCTTCATCCCGGCGGCGTTCGGTCTGCTCCGGATTCCCGAGCTTCTCGGCGGTCCTATGGTCATCCCGCCGAACCCGCGCGCGGTGATCGATCCCACACCGATCACCCTGCACATCCTCGGCACTTCGATCTTCTGCCTGGTCGGAGCGTTGCAGTTCCTGCCGAGCCTGCGGCGCCACCGCCCGGTTCTGCATCGGATCCTCGGGCGGATCGTGGCGCTAGCGGGATGCGTCAGCGCTCTCACCGGGCTCTGGATGACCATGGCCTACGCGTTTCCGGACGCCCTGCAGGGACCGCTGCTCTACTGGGCCCGGGTCACGCTCAGCCTCGCGATGGTCGCCTTCATCGTGTGGGCCGTCGTCGCGATCCGCGCGAGAGAGACCGCTCCGCATCGCGCCGCGATGCTGCGCGCCTATGCGATCGGCCAGGGAGCCTCGACACAGACGGCGCTTTTCCTGTTTGCCATGATCTTCATGAAGACCGAGCCGCTCGGCCTTGATCGCGACCTCCTGATGGTTGGCGCGTGGGTCATCAACCTTGCGGTCGCGGAGTTCCTCATCGGGCGTATCTTCGCAACGCGTAAGCAGCCTGCGGCGATCTCCAGCGGGCCGTGA
- a CDS encoding class I SAM-dependent methyltransferase, producing MATQLFWDRIAPKYARKPVDDPNAYEEKLALAASLLKPGDRVLEIGCGTGTTALRLAPNAAHYTATDGSSAMIGIANAKLGADAPANVAFFHADAAESVAGAPFNAIFAFSLLHLVEDVPGVLAAVVAQLKPDGLFLSKTVCTKAAAWPIRAMIPALTALRIAPRVTPLSEADLVRYLEDAGFTIERTSHLGSRRMSPIFVACKPA from the coding sequence ATGGCTACTCAACTCTTCTGGGACCGCATCGCGCCCAAATACGCCCGCAAGCCCGTGGACGATCCCAATGCCTACGAGGAAAAGCTTGCGCTCGCCGCGTCGCTCCTGAAGCCCGGTGATCGCGTGCTCGAGATCGGCTGCGGCACAGGGACCACCGCCCTGCGCCTCGCGCCCAACGCCGCCCATTACACCGCCACCGACGGCTCCAGCGCCATGATCGGCATCGCCAATGCGAAGCTCGGCGCCGACGCTCCGGCGAACGTCGCGTTCTTCCACGCAGACGCGGCCGAGTCTGTCGCCGGGGCGCCCTTCAACGCGATTTTCGCGTTCAGCCTGCTGCACCTCGTGGAGGACGTGCCCGGGGTTCTGGCAGCCGTCGTCGCACAGTTGAAACCGGACGGTCTGTTCCTGTCCAAGACGGTGTGCACGAAGGCCGCCGCTTGGCCGATCCGCGCGATGATACCCGCGCTGACCGCGCTCCGTATCGCACCGCGCGTGACGCCCCTGAGCGAGGCGGACCTCGTCCGATATCTTGAGGACGCAGGTTTCACGATCGAGCGCACGTCGCACCTCGGCTCGAGGCGCATGAGCCCGATCTTCGTCGCGTGCAAGCCCGCTTGA
- a CDS encoding LysR family transcriptional regulator gives MNWQAISFDWNQVRAFLATAEEGSFSGAARVLKTTQPTVGRQIGGLEQALGVTLVERSVRGLTLTEAGRDLLDHVRAMGEAATLISMVADGVSQDVSGEVTVTGTDLLSAVVLPSVLKPLREAAPGVRVRILASSEMENLTQRDADIAIRHVRPDQPDLIARHLGDFRANLYAASDYLDRAGRPRTARDIADHDFVGNADPERLMAPLHNMGAPVRTDSFVMSSANGIVAWELLKSGYGVTMVPEVLADAEPGLERVLPAFPSLEFPIWLVTHRELQTSRRIRVVFDLLARGLAERVGRKSRSA, from the coding sequence ATGAACTGGCAGGCTATCTCCTTCGACTGGAACCAGGTGCGCGCCTTTCTCGCGACGGCCGAGGAAGGCTCCTTCAGCGGCGCGGCGCGCGTTCTGAAGACGACCCAGCCGACCGTCGGGCGTCAGATCGGCGGTCTCGAACAGGCGCTCGGCGTGACCCTCGTTGAACGCAGCGTCCGGGGGCTCACTCTCACCGAAGCGGGACGTGACTTGCTCGACCATGTCCGCGCGATGGGCGAGGCGGCCACGCTGATCTCTATGGTCGCCGACGGCGTGTCCCAGGACGTCTCCGGCGAGGTCACGGTCACGGGGACCGACCTGCTGTCCGCTGTAGTGCTTCCAAGTGTCTTGAAACCGTTGCGGGAGGCTGCGCCGGGCGTCCGGGTCCGCATCCTCGCGTCGAGCGAGATGGAGAACCTGACGCAGCGCGACGCCGACATCGCGATCCGCCATGTCCGGCCCGACCAACCGGATCTGATCGCGCGGCATCTCGGGGACTTCCGCGCCAACCTCTATGCCGCATCGGACTACCTTGACAGGGCGGGCCGCCCGCGCACGGCGCGCGACATTGCCGACCATGACTTCGTCGGCAACGCCGATCCGGAACGCCTGATGGCCCCGTTGCACAACATGGGCGCACCTGTCCGCACCGACAGTTTCGTCATGTCGAGCGCGAACGGCATTGTCGCGTGGGAACTGCTGAAGTCAGGCTACGGCGTCACCATGGTGCCCGAAGTGCTCGCTGACGCCGAGCCCGGACTCGAGAGAGTCTTGCCCGCCTTTCCGTCGCTCGAGTTCCCGATCTGGCTCGTCACGCACCGGGAGTTGCAGACCAGCCGCCGCATCAGGGTGGTCTTCGACCTGCTGGCGCGTGGGCTTGCCGAGCGCGTGGGGCGTAAAAGCCGTTCCGCTTGA
- a CDS encoding MATE family efflux transporter, protein MSSQTSSFLTGPLGPIYARTALPIIFVMGMNGALAVVDALFLGHFAGPEALAAVTLMSPPYMLIVALATLVSSGMSSILARQLGAWRVNEARATFSAAHGLATFMGLFLIVLFLAFGKPVALLAAGGSETFAAMRLIYLRITVFAAPLIFVLSVNSDALRNEGLVIFMATMSLLVSLSNMAFNYVLIGLLDMGVAGSAYGTALAQALALAIILSFRIFGDTGLTPSALWHHSPLSGWRGILALGAPQSLNFFGLALGSAAIIAALQ, encoded by the coding sequence ATGTCGTCCCAGACAAGTTCTTTTCTTACAGGGCCGCTCGGCCCGATCTACGCGCGCACGGCGCTTCCCATCATCTTCGTCATGGGCATGAACGGCGCGCTCGCCGTGGTCGATGCCCTGTTCCTGGGGCATTTCGCGGGACCGGAGGCGCTGGCCGCCGTCACGCTGATGTCTCCGCCTTACATGCTGATCGTGGCGCTGGCGACGCTGGTGTCCTCGGGCATGTCGAGCATCCTCGCCCGCCAACTCGGCGCTTGGCGGGTGAACGAGGCGCGCGCCACGTTTTCCGCAGCGCACGGGCTTGCGACTTTCATGGGGCTGTTCCTCATCGTGCTTTTCCTGGCCTTCGGGAAACCCGTCGCGCTTCTCGCGGCCGGCGGATCGGAGACGTTCGCCGCGATGCGACTGATCTATCTTCGCATCACCGTCTTCGCCGCGCCCTTGATCTTCGTCCTCTCGGTCAATTCCGACGCCCTGCGCAACGAGGGGCTGGTGATATTCATGGCCACGATGAGCCTGCTGGTCTCACTCAGCAACATGGCGTTCAACTACGTGTTGATCGGTCTTCTGGACATGGGCGTGGCGGGGTCTGCCTATGGCACGGCGCTGGCACAGGCCCTGGCGCTCGCCATCATCCTGAGCTTCCGCATCTTCGGCGATACAGGGCTCACGCCGTCCGCGCTCTGGCACCATTCGCCGCTGTCGGGTTGGCGGGGAATCCTCGCGCTCGGCGCGCCGCAGAGCCTCAACTTCTTCGGGCTGGCGCTCGGGTCGGCGGCGATCATAGCGGCCCTCCAATAG
- a CDS encoding MATE family efflux transporter, which yields MEAPDYDATVSAYGIVTRLITFAFLPLLGLAHAMQTITGNNYGAGAFQRSDASLRTAVIAAFGYCLALQIVMTVFAEPIGAAFVSDPVVIGEVARILPVISAGFFAAGPLMMIAMHFQAIGDAGCAAILGLSKPYLFAMPLTFALAAAVGEKGNWLAAPVAEVLLLGLTGLVQAQVARAQALRWGLFTRTEGVRA from the coding sequence GTGGAGGCGCCGGACTACGACGCGACCGTCTCGGCCTATGGCATCGTCACGCGGCTGATCACCTTCGCCTTCCTGCCGCTTCTTGGTCTCGCCCATGCGATGCAGACGATCACGGGCAACAACTACGGCGCGGGCGCCTTCCAGCGCAGCGACGCGAGCCTACGGACAGCGGTTATCGCGGCCTTCGGCTATTGCCTGGCGCTGCAGATCGTCATGACGGTCTTCGCGGAACCGATCGGTGCGGCCTTCGTCTCGGACCCGGTCGTTATCGGAGAGGTCGCGCGCATTTTGCCGGTGATCTCGGCGGGGTTCTTCGCCGCCGGGCCGCTGATGATGATCGCCATGCATTTCCAGGCCATCGGTGACGCGGGCTGCGCGGCGATCCTCGGACTGTCCAAGCCCTATCTCTTCGCGATGCCGCTGACGTTCGCGCTGGCCGCGGCGGTCGGTGAGAAGGGCAACTGGCTGGCCGCGCCGGTCGCGGAGGTTCTGCTTCTCGGGCTGACCGGCCTCGTCCAAGCGCAAGTGGCCCGGGCGCAAGCCCTGCGCTGGGGTCTCTTCACTAGAACTGAGGGGGTGCGGGCATGA
- a CDS encoding abscisic acid-deficient protein Aba4 family protein has product MNHELIFSLAGLMAMAGWAALLLSPLIPVWSDRIAGFAVPGILSAGYVVILFAFPAPSGGFGSFADVRELFSHADALIAGWIHFLAFDLLIGAWICRRGRQEGLPF; this is encoded by the coding sequence ATGAACCATGAGTTGATCTTCTCGCTCGCCGGGCTGATGGCGATGGCCGGTTGGGCCGCGCTCCTGCTGTCGCCACTCATTCCGGTCTGGTCGGACCGGATCGCGGGATTTGCCGTTCCCGGCATTCTCTCTGCAGGCTACGTCGTGATCCTGTTCGCCTTTCCTGCCCCTAGTGGCGGGTTTGGCAGCTTCGCCGACGTGAGGGAGCTCTTCTCACACGCCGATGCGCTCATCGCGGGGTGGATCCATTTCCTCGCCTTCGACCTCCTGATCGGCGCGTGGATCTGCCGGCGCGGGCGGCAGGAGGGTCTGCCCTTCTGA
- a CDS encoding AraC family transcriptional regulator, producing MELAPIPRRVSIVGYVTSLFARKVVAAASYAVDGAALLRGAGVDPEGPWDPKAMLPDTAYYDLLERIAALTDVADLPLRTGESMRLDEYGALGLAFKAATTLGGSYARVERYARLWTSVVEYELRPDPDGTLFILHRAGERRLGLRLSNEATLASAISLARQVSPVPVTPLQVFLRHGGPGSVAAHEDWFGCPVRFNAGADAILFSPETLAQPNILGDEGISRYLASHLDAELAEIAEEVTLVGRAKDAIAQALNEGPPRMADIARTLALSARSFHRKLSEHGVSFQTLTEETRRDLAIGLLRDDRHSLAEIAFLTGFAEQSSFTRAFKRWVGDTPASYRRGRAGL from the coding sequence TTGGAACTCGCGCCCATTCCGCGTAGAGTTTCGATCGTGGGCTACGTCACCTCTCTCTTCGCGCGCAAGGTCGTCGCCGCGGCGAGCTATGCCGTCGACGGCGCCGCGCTCCTGCGAGGGGCGGGTGTCGATCCGGAAGGGCCATGGGACCCGAAGGCGATGCTGCCCGATACCGCCTATTATGACCTGCTCGAACGGATCGCGGCGCTGACCGATGTGGCCGACTTGCCGCTGCGGACGGGGGAGTCCATGCGGCTCGACGAGTACGGTGCCCTCGGCCTCGCGTTCAAGGCGGCAACGACGCTGGGCGGGTCCTACGCCCGGGTCGAGCGCTATGCGCGGCTCTGGACCAGTGTTGTCGAATACGAGCTTCGGCCCGATCCCGATGGCACGCTCTTCATCCTGCACAGGGCCGGCGAACGACGGCTGGGCCTGCGTCTGTCCAACGAGGCGACGCTTGCAAGCGCGATCTCTCTCGCCCGGCAAGTCAGCCCGGTTCCGGTGACGCCGCTGCAGGTTTTCCTGCGCCACGGCGGGCCCGGATCCGTTGCCGCGCACGAGGACTGGTTCGGCTGCCCGGTCCGGTTCAACGCCGGGGCCGATGCGATCCTGTTTTCGCCCGAGACGCTGGCGCAGCCCAACATCCTCGGTGACGAGGGGATTTCTAGGTATCTCGCGTCGCACCTCGATGCCGAGCTTGCCGAGATCGCCGAGGAGGTCACGCTGGTCGGCCGCGCGAAGGACGCCATCGCGCAAGCGCTGAACGAAGGGCCTCCGCGGATGGCGGATATCGCGCGCACACTCGCCCTGAGCGCGCGGTCCTTTCACCGAAAGCTGTCGGAGCATGGGGTAAGCTTCCAGACCCTGACCGAGGAAACCCGCCGCGACTTGGCGATCGGGCTTCTGCGCGACGACCGGCATTCCCTGGCCGAGATCGCCTTCCTGACCGGCTTCGCCGAGCAGAGCTCCTTCACCCGGGCGTTCAAGCGATGGGTCGGCGATACCCCGGCCAGCTACCGGAGAGGAAGGGCCGGACTGTGA
- a CDS encoding DUF1330 domain-containing protein, whose amino-acid sequence MTAFLVANVTVRNAEQMEAYAVAAGPTLEAYGGELILDGQLSETLSGSWDAPGVALVRFPSVEAAQIWYNSPEYQALAPLRTSAADMDIALFATA is encoded by the coding sequence ATGACCGCATTTCTCGTCGCAAACGTCACCGTTCGGAATGCCGAACAGATGGAAGCCTATGCCGTCGCTGCTGGCCCCACGCTCGAAGCGTATGGTGGAGAACTGATCCTCGACGGCCAGCTTTCTGAGACGCTTTCAGGCTCCTGGGACGCGCCGGGCGTGGCGCTCGTCCGCTTTCCCAGCGTCGAGGCCGCGCAGATCTGGTACAACTCGCCGGAGTATCAGGCGCTGGCTCCGCTCAGGACCTCGGCGGCCGACATGGACATCGCGCTGTTCGCGACCGCCTGA
- a CDS encoding NmrA family NAD(P)-binding protein, whose protein sequence is MQDQPILVIGATGKTGARVAAKLEAKGLPVRRGSRSSSTPFDWEAPETWAPALTGARAAYVTYFPDLAFPGAVEKLESFVETARDVGVPHLVLLSGRGEHHARLGEEVVRASGIDFTLVRAAWFAQNFSEGYLRDPILAGVLPMPGGDIREPIIDIEDIADVAVAALTQDGHRGKLYEVTGPRLMTFAEMADVLGHATGRPIRYIPIGFDDFYANVAASGGSFVADVFTAIARETLDGRNAHTTDGVMQALGRPPRDFAEFAADAARAGVWSSAA, encoded by the coding sequence ATGCAAGACCAACCCATCCTCGTCATCGGCGCCACCGGCAAGACCGGAGCCCGCGTCGCCGCCAAGCTGGAGGCCAAGGGCCTTCCTGTCCGCCGCGGCTCGCGCAGCTCCTCCACGCCCTTTGATTGGGAGGCGCCGGAGACCTGGGCGCCCGCGCTGACGGGCGCGCGCGCCGCCTACGTCACCTACTTCCCCGATCTCGCCTTCCCCGGCGCGGTCGAGAAGCTTGAGTCGTTCGTCGAAACGGCGAGGGACGTCGGCGTCCCGCATCTCGTCCTGCTCTCGGGCCGGGGGGAGCATCACGCACGGCTGGGTGAAGAGGTCGTTCGCGCCTCCGGCATCGACTTCACCCTCGTTCGCGCCGCTTGGTTCGCGCAGAACTTCTCGGAAGGCTACCTGCGCGACCCGATCCTCGCGGGCGTCCTGCCTATGCCGGGGGGCGATATCCGCGAGCCGATCATCGACATCGAGGACATCGCCGACGTCGCCGTCGCCGCGCTGACCCAGGACGGCCACCGGGGTAAGCTCTACGAGGTTACGGGGCCGCGGCTGATGACCTTCGCCGAGATGGCGGACGTGCTGGGCCACGCCACGGGCCGACCGATCCGGTACATCCCCATCGGCTTCGACGACTTCTACGCGAATGTTGCCGCCTCGGGCGGCAGCTTCGTCGCGGATGTCTTTACCGCCATCGCGCGGGAAACGCTCGACGGGCGGAATGCCCACACCACCGATGGCGTGATGCAGGCCTTGGGCCGTCCCCCGCGCGA